CAGTCGCCAAGCAGGTTCAGAGAAAGCACCGCTATCAAAATGCAGATGCCGGGGAAGAAGGAGACCCACCATGCCGACACAATGAGCTCTCGTCCGTCCGCCACCATAACACCCCAAGCCGGCGTAGGCCTGGGAATACCTGCTCCCAGGAAGCTCAAGGACGCTTCAAATAGTATAGCAGTTCCCAGCTGTAATGTGGCAACAATTACCAAACTGTTGGCTACGTTGGGCAGGATATGCTTAGCTACTATGCGCATGTGGGACGCTCCGGCGACTCTTGCCCTCTGAATAAAGTCCCGGTTCTTAATGCTTAAAGTTTCGCCTCTAGCTTGGCGTGCGTATACCGCCCAATACACCAACGCTATTACAGTCACCACAGTGTCGAACCCGGCCCCAACTACTGCAACGAACACCAGGGCCAGCAGTATGGAAGGTATGGCTAGTTTCATGTCCACAAACCGCATTATCACGGCGTCCACCCAACCGCCAAAGTAGCCCGCAATCAGCCCAAGGCTGGTCCCTACAGCTCCAGCAAACGCAATGGCTATGAGTGATACGGATAGGGATATCCTCGCGCCGTAAATCATGCGAGTAACTTGGTCCCGACCCAGCTTGTCTGTACCCAGCCAGTACCTGGACGAGCCGTCCGGCGTTATAACCCTGGCCATTCCAGAGGAAGCTAAGATTTCTTCATTGCTTCCGTCTTCCTTAACATAGCGCATACTGGCTATGCCAACCACCGGCTGCACTACATTGCCGCTGGCGTCTTTCACATCAATGGCATCCTTGGCCGGCACCCCCTGAAAAGTGGCTCCGAGAGGTGTAAACGTGACTTCATCGATAAAGGCGACACCCTGGGCGACGTGTTCTCCACGAATCAGCGCCCCGCCGGAATCGAAAGCTATGGGATTGGTGGCGACTATGAGTCCCGGGGGAAGCTTCGATTGAATTGTACTCTCCACACCTCCCGGGTAAATCAGAGCTCGCTCTACCTTTACCTCTTTGCCATCATGTTTAAGCATGGTCAGGCCCGTCACCGGCTGGCCGTCCGCCACCAAGCTTCCTGTTTGGGTCACCCTGCCATTCGGCACCAACTGATCGTCTTTATACACCTGGATTTCATTCAAAGGTATGTCGCCCTGGAGGGCCAGCACCTTAGCCTTAATCCACGCAGGCGGCACCAGACGGTCCGTAAGGATGCCAACTTCAGGATCAAAGCCCTTGTAGTTGCTCCATACATCCGCCAGCACCGCCGGCAGGATGAGGATGAAAATTAGAATGGACAGAGGGACAAGCGGCAGTCGTCGGGCGGATTTTATGCCTTTGGCTATACGTGGCGGTGAATACCACGGTCTAGCCTTGGGAATTGCGATTGCCATGTATGCCTTCACCTCCGGTTGACTAGTTGTACCTTATTCGGGGATCCAAGTAAGCATAGAGAATGTCTACGACTAAATTGGACAATATGAATATGGAGGCCATGAATATCACAACGGCCTGCACCACCTGGTAGTCTCTGGCTTGAATCGCCTCAACTGCCAACAGCCCAATACCAGGCCAGGCGAACACGGTCTCCACTACCACTGACCCAGTGAGCAAGAACCCGGCTACCACACCAAAGTAGGTTAAAGGGGCAATTGCAGCGTTTCTGAGGCAGTGCTTCCAAATCACTTTCCATTCGGGCAGACCCTTGATCCTTGCCAGCTTTACATACTCGCTATCCAGGACTTCCAGCATAGCCGAGCGTGTCAGCCGCATGAGGGCTGCTACATTGAACCAGCCCAGCGTTATGGCTGGCATTGCCATGTACTTCAAATCGAAGGGCCTGTCGCCCTTTCCTGATGTCGGCAGCCATCCTAAGAGGACAGCGAATATCCACATCAGAACAATTCCGGTCCAGAAGGACGGCAGGGACTGTCCCAGCAAAGCTACAACTTTGCCGCCCAGGTCAAAGACAGTGTCCTTTTTAGTAGCCACTAGCACCCCTAATCCCAGGCCTAGTATAGTACTGAAAGCTAGCGTCACTGAGGCCATTTGTACGGTGTTAGGGAACTTCTCTAACACAATGTCCAAAGCTCCGGTGCCCCACCGCCAGGAATCACCCCAGTCGCCTCTGAATATGTTGCCCATGTAAATCAGGTACTGCTGCCATTGGGGCTTGTCCAGACCCCAGGCTTTCCTAACCCTTTCAAAGTCCTCACCCGTTGCTTCCATGGGAAGCATGAGATTGACCATGTCACCGCTGAGGCGGGCGAGGGAAAAGACTATGATGCTGACACCCCACAGCGCCAATATCGACTGCCCTATCCTAAACAATAAGTATCTTTGCATAGCGAAAATCTCCTGAGAGGTTTACAGCTAAGGAGGAATGTAACAAGAATTCCTCTAGGTGACACAAATCTGGACCGGCTCCGCTCCCCAGGGTGTGTTTATGACCGTTAGCTTTTAAGCTATCGGATTGTTTGACGGGATTCTAACATAGCAGGTCAAGCAAGGCAAGGTAGACTATTCTTTTGTAAGAATTCCCGCAACTCCAGTCATTATTTTAATACGATTTCAGCCCCATTCCGGATGTTTTTCAACTCTTCCAGCGAACCCACAAGCCTTCCAATGAGTTGGACCGCGCTAGCTGCTCGGATTTCGTTGCCCTGGCTAGCAGGCGTAGGGCCAAAAAATATGCAAAAGGCGTTTCCTGGCGGCCAGTACCCCAAATCCCCCGCCTCCACAACATCGCGTCCGTCCTCCATTTCCGCGGTCAGGGGGACACGAAAATATATCTCGTCACCCCATCGATTACATTTGGCGGAAACAGGCAAGGCCTCCAAAATCTTCTGAGCTACCGCAGAGCCGTTCAGTTCGGCGGTGAGTACCAAACCCTGGACTTGTATGGTTATACTACTCGGCATTCAGCTAAAGCCGCGGTCTATCTTTATGCCATGCCGTGGCCTGCTCATAGGCGTAGGCGATTCGGAGAAGTAGCGGTTCGGAAAGGACTGGCCCCATTATCTGCATGCCAACGGGCATCCCCTCGGAAAATCCGCAGGGGACTGAAATAGCCGGAATTCCGGCCATATTTATAGGTATTGTGCATATATCGCTTAAATACATCTGCACCGGGTCCTGCGTGCGTTCTCCCAACTTGAACGCCACCGTGGGGGAGGTAGGGGTTACCAACGCGTCAAACTTCTTATATGCCTCTTCCATTTCGCGGCGAATTAGAGTACGCACCCTTTGAGCCTTTATATAGAAAGCGTCATAGTAGCCGGAAGACAGCGCATAAGTCCCCAGCATGATGCGGCGTTTCACCTCCGGCCCAAACCCCACCTGCCGAGTCTTCTCCATACCCTCCCACATAGTACCGGAATCCGAGTGGGAGTAACCGTATTTAACTCCATCGTATCGTGCCAGGTTGGCGGAGCATTCCGAGGGGGCAATGATGTAGTAGCAGGCCAGCGCATACTTGGTAGTCGGCAGGGACACCTCTTCCAACTTTGCGCCCAACCCTTCCAAGACCTTTAGCGCCTTATTCATGGCCTCACTCACACCCGGCTGGGTCCCTTCCGCGAAATATTCTCTGGGCACCCCAAGCTTTAACCCTCGTATGTCTTTGCCGAGTTCAGAGGTGTAGTCGGGGAGATTGGCGCTGATAGAAGTAGCGTCCTTGGCGTCATGGCCGGCAATGGCGTTGAGCACTATCGCAGCATCGCGCACGTCCCTGGTCATTGGACCTATCTGGTCTAGCGAGGAGGCAAAGGCGATGAGCCCGTAGCGGCTGACAAGGCCATAAGTGGGCTTAAGCGCCACGATCCCGCACAAGGCCGCGGGTTGTCTAATGCTGCCGCCGGTGTCGGAGCCCAGACCGAAAATCGCTTCCCCCGCCGCCACCGCCGAGGCCGTGCCGCCGCTGCTCCCGCCCGGCACCCGGTCCATGTTCCAGGGATTGCGGGTGGGGTAAAAAGCCGAGTTCTCCGTGGAGGACCCCATGGCGAACTCATCCATGTTCCCCTTGCCCACCAGCACGCTGCCCTTGGCGTAGAGCCGCTCGACTACCGTGGCGCTGTACGGAGGAACGAAATCTTCCAGCATGCGCGATGAGCAGGTGGTGCGGATGTTTTCAGTGCACATGACGTCTTTAATCTGCACAGGAACGCCCGCCAGGGGCGAGCCATTGTTATAAAGCCGCTCTTTGTCGGCGCGGCGGGCCATACGCATAGCCTCATCCTCGGTAACCGTAACGAAGGCTTTGATTTTTGGCTCCACCTTCCGTATTCGGTCCAGGCAAGCCCTAGTTAACTCTACAGAGCTTACTTGGCCGCTTCTGAGCAGAGTATGGGACTCTTGGATGGTTAGGTCATGTAACGCGGCCATTACTCCTCCAACACCACCTTTACCTTAAAATAATCCTCCTCTCGCTGAGGAGCGTTGGACAGCACCTTTTCTTTATCCAGGCATGGCGCCGGCTCGTCATCGCGCAAGACCGTTTGCATCTCCACTGAATGGCTGGTAGGAGGAACATCGCTGGTGTTGAGTTCGCCCAGCACCTGGAACTGCTCCAGGATATGGGATAGCTGCCCTCTCATACGCTCCACGTCTTCCGTGGACAGGGCTATACGGCACAGCGTGGCGATGTGCAAGACCTCTTCTCGAGTTAACGCCATGATTTTCCTTTGCTGCCCATTGGCTCAAATATCAACTCAGTTTAGCAAAGGCCCCATGCAGCCACAAATCAGTTGAACTTATTCATCGCCCTTTCCAACCCCTCCCTTAGCAGGCACTCGATAGCCTCGCCAGCTCTCTCAACCACCTCCTTTACCGCAACCCGCTCCTCTTTTTCAAAGCTGCTCAAGACGTAATCCCGGCCTCCTATCCCCTCAGCCGCCCTGCCTATGCCTACCCTGAGGCGCGGGAAGGCCTCATTCCCTAGCGTCGCGATGATATTTCCTATACCCTTTTGTCCCGCCGAGCTGCCCTTCCCTCTGATCCGAATAGTTCCGAGGGGCAGGTCCATCTCGTCGTAGACAATTATCAAGTCGGAAGCTGTGCCGCCAAATCGACTTAATAGATACGCCACCGCCTCTCCGCTGGCATTCATAAAGGTCCTGGGCTTAGCCAGCACAACGTCCGTACCCTCAAATGCCGTCTTTTCCAGCACCACCAGCTTCCGACGCTCCCCTAATTTCACCCCCCATTTCTTAGCCAGGGAATCGACGCACATGAATCCAATGTTGTGCCGGCTTTCCGCGTATTCAGGTCCGGGGTTCCCCAGACCGACTACAAACTTCATTGCTGTTTTATCACTCTCAAAAGTTAATGGGCTGGAGGGACGAGGGGAATTTGTTAATCAACCAGCGCACAATGCTAGCCTGCCGGTAGTTTAACGCCGTGTTCCTGCAACAACGCCAGGAACTGCTGCTCGTCAAGAATTCGAGTGCCTAAACGCTGCGCCGCCTCCAGCTTAGACCCCGGCTCTGCCCCCACCACCAGGTCCGTAGTCTTGCGCGTGACGTTGGAGGAGGTTGCGCCCCCTAGCGCTTTTATCCGCGCCTCCGCGTCAGGGCGGGACAAAGAAGAGAGGGAGCCTGTAAGACAGAAAATCCTGCCCTTAAAGGGCAGGTCTGATTCATCCCCTGCCACCATCTCATCCTCCAGTTTCACACCCACCTGCCTGAGCCTTTCAATGGTCTCACGGTTGGTATCAACCTTGAAGTAGCTGACAACACTGGCCGCAATCTTGGGGCCGATGCCAGGTATCGAAACAAGCTGCTCCTCTGTGGCTTGGGCCAGAGCGTTGATACTGTGAAGGTGCTGGGCCAGCAAGTCCGCCATCTCCGATCCGATGTGAGGTATCCCCAGGGAAAAGATAACTCGCGAAAGGGGACGAGTCTTGCTGGCCTCGATGTTCTTTATGATCTTCGACGCCAGCTTATCGCCCATGCGGTCCAGTTCTAGAAGCTGTTCCTTCTTCAGGTAATAGATATCGGATAGGTCTTTTACCAGCCCTGCGTCGATGAGGATCTTGCACCACTGCTCGCCCAGCCCGTCGATGTCCATGGCGCCCTTGCTGACAAAGTGCTTCAGCAGCTCGAAGAACTGGGCGGGACAGGCCCTGTTTGGGCATCGATGCATAGCCTCGTTAGGCAGCTTTACTATGAGCGTGCCGCACACAGGGCACTTCTCCGGCATTTGGAACACCTTTTCCTCCCCTGTGCGACGATCCAGCACCGGCCCCATAACCTGGGGAATCACCTCCCCCGCCCGCTCAACAATCACCCAATCTCCAACGCGTATGTCCTTTCGCTGAATATCCTCCTCGTTATGCAGCGTAGCCAGCTTTACTGTGGCCCCGCTGACCACCACCGGCTCCAGGACCGCGAAGGGGTTTAGGCTGCCCGTGCGTCCAACATTGATGCCAATATCCAGGAGCTTCGTGATGGCTTGCTCCCCGGGGAACTTGTAAGCGGTGGCCCATCGAGGCTCCCTGCCGACGACGCCAAGATTGGCCTGATAGCTGAATCGGTTCACCTTGATTACCACGCCGTCGGTCTGGTACGGCAGCTCATGACGATGTTCCAGCCAGTGCCTGTAATACTCTTGCGCCTCCCGCAAGTTGTGGCATAGCTTGTTGTGTAAATTGATACGAAACCCCATTGCCTTAAACTTCTCGAGAGTATCCCACTGATTGTCCGCTATAACACCATTTTCCGTGTAACCAAGGCTATAAATGTAGATGTTCAGCTTTCGAGAAGCCGTGATGCCGGACTCCAGCTGCCGCACAGAACCCGCCGCTGTGTTTCGAGGGTTGGCATAGAGGGGCAGGCCTTTAGTTTCCCTTTCCACATTCAGCTTACTGAACTCCTCCGTAGTCATGTAGACCTCGCCTCTAACCTCCAACTTAGCCGGCCAGGTCCCCTGCAATGCCAGCGGTATGCTCTTGATGGTCCGCAGGTTGTTGGTCACGTCCTCGCCGCGAACGCCGTCGCCCCTGGTGGCGCCCCGCACAAAGCGGCCTTCTTCATAAGTTAAGGCCACCGCCAGGCCGTCAATCTTGAGCTCGCAGACCATCTCGAAATCGCTGAAGCCTAAAAGGTTGGCGACGCGACGGTGCCAGGCCGCCAGGTCCTCCGCGTTAAAGGCGTTGGCAAGGCTTAACATGGGGAGCGGGTGCCGGACCTCGGCGAATCCTGTGGCAGGCGGCGCGCCCACTCGTTGCGTCGGCGAATCAGGCGTTACAAGTTCCGGATGCTGTGCCTCCAGGTTCCACAGCTCTTGGAGCATCCGGTCGTACTCGGCATCGCTGATTACAGGGTTGTCGAGCGCATGGTAGCGATAGTTATGGTAATTAAGCTCCTTTCGAAGCTGCTCAACCCGGGATCGAGTCTCTTCTAAGACCATGTCTATCCCACACTAAAAAATTATGACAGAATGTATCCTAAGTTTAGTTAAACAGGCAAGAAAATTCCTTAGCTCAGGAGCGGAAAACCGTGGCGGACGTCAGGCCCTTCAGGGCCCTTCGGTTCAATAGCCGGGTGGTCGGGGACATTGCTAAGGTTGTGTGCCCGCCTTACGACGTCATATCTCCCAGGGGCCAAAAAGAACTCTATCAACGCAGCCCCTACAACGTGGTGCGCCTGGAAGAAGGCGAGCGAAAAACCACGGATAACCCCGGGGACAACCGATATACCCGCGCGGCCACTACTCTGAAACAGTGGCTTGAGAAGCGGGCGCTGGTCAGGGACGACAAAACGGCTTACTACCTCGTCAGCCACTCTTTTCGGTTCGAGGGCGAAAGGCGACAGCGCCTTGGCATTATGGCAGCCGTCCGCCTGGAGGAGTACGAGAAGCGAATAGTTTTGCCTCACGAGTTCACCCAGAGGGCCGCTAAAGAAGACAGGCTGGCCCTTATGCAGGCCTGCCGCACCAACTTTAGCCACATAATGCTGCTGTATAGGGACAAGGAGCGAAAGCTGGCGCCCCTTTTGCGTAAGGCTATGGCCGGCGCTCCCGAAGACAGCTTTTCCGACGCTGAAGGCAACGATTATGCCTTATGGCTAATCAGCGACTCATCCAGCGTAAAGCAGATACAGGAGAGCTTTGTATCCAAGCCTCTCTACATCGCGGATGGCCACCACCGATACGAGACAGCCCTTGCCTATCGCGACCTCCAGCCCAACGCCGGACGGAATAAAGACGCAACCGTGAACTTTGTTATGGCCTACCTGGTGGACTTCGAGGACCCCGGGCTTGTAGTGCTGCCCTACCATCGAGTAGTGGGCGGCCTCGACATAGGCCTGGAAGACGCCTTGTGGAAACGTATCGATGAAGTCTTTTCGGCCACGCCCTGGCCGTTGGAGCATGGCGCTTCCGCCGAAGACCTGGTCAGGGATATCCATGAACGAGGCAAGAGGGAACTGATCTTGGGGTTGGTCAGGGCCGGAGGCGGCGCCAGCCTGCTGAGGGTCAAGCCCGGCGCCCTGCCGCCAGGCAAAGGGCCTATGGCCTCCTTTGAAGCGTGGGTGCTGGAAGAACTGGTGCTGAAACCCGTCTTTGGCTCGACTATCGACCAAAACGTTACATGGATCCATGACGCGGCTGAGGCCTTGGAACTGCTCACAAGCGACGGCCGTCAGGCGGCCTTTTTGCTCAAGCCCATGCCCATGGACCTGTTCGAGACCATTGTAGACAGGGGCGACAAGCTGCCCCGCAAGTCGACCTTCTTTTACCCCAAGCTGCCTACCGGGTTGACCATCAATCTTTTGGAGGGAAGCCTCTAGCTAAAGTCGGGCGTCGCGGGCATAATTATGGCCCGCTCCGCCTGCTTGCTGTACTGAGTTATGTAAGCCTCCAGCTCCTGTATCTGCGCCGACGCTTGCCGGCTAGCCTGGCCGCCAGAGTTAATTAGGGTTCTCAATTGGGCCAGGGATATCTTGGCCTCCTCCACGCGCTGCACTACCTCCAGGGCCTCCAGTTCCCGCTGCGACCGCTCTTTAATGCTTGTCAGGTGGCGCTTCATTGTTTTCGCATGATTCAGCCGCTCCTCCACCTCAGCCATGGCGTTGAGGGCCATGTCCAGCGGCAACGCTCCATATAATGGTCTGACGCGGCAGCCTGGCCATCTGACCCTCGAACTGCTTTATCTGAGTGTCTAGGTGCTGCTCCTTTGCTCTAATCTCCGCCAGGACCAGCTTGAGAACGGCCATAGCCTGAGTCATCTGCACCATATACAAGACCTCCGGCGTCTCGTTGATATGACGATACGACTGACTCCAAAGTCTGCGCGTCTAATAAAAGTATATTTGACTCGGTCATGGCAGAGTAATCATTTTGGCGGCTTTAAACGCGCGATTTGAACCCGACTTTTGGCAAAGCGGCGCCTATGGCTCTGACGCAGTCGTCTATTTCCGCCTCGTCAGCCGCGCCCATGTGCCCAATCCTGAATACTTTGCCGTTCAGTTTGCCCAACCCGCCGGCGACGATGACGTTGTATTCCTTCCGAAGGACATTTTGCAGCGGTCCAAATTCCACGCCTTCCGGAATTTTCACGGCAGTCACGGCGTTGGAGGCGCATAAATCGTCTGCCAGGAGAGCAAGCCCTAGTCCTCGCAAGCCTTGTCTGGCGCGTTGGGCTAGCACAGCGTGTCGAGTGAAGACGGCCTCCAAGCCGTCTTCTAGAAGCCGGTCCAGGGCCACCTTTAGAGCGTAAAAAAGAGGCAGGCTGGGCGTGAAGGGCGTCTGGCCTATATCGTAGTAACTCTTAGCCAGCCCGAGGTCAAAATAATATCTTGGCATCCGGGCGGAATTATAAGCCTGCCAGGCCATGGGGCTGACGCTTATGAAAGACAGGCCGGGGGGCAGCAGCAACCCCTTCTGGGAGGCGGTAGTCACCAGGTCGCAGCCCCAGGCGTCGGTCTCAAGGGGGATACAGCCTAGGCTGCTGACGGCGTCTACGATTAGCAACTTTCCAAATTCGCCCTTCACGACCTTTGCGATGGACGCCACGTCATTAGTGACGGCGGTGGACGACTCGTTGTGCACCAGCATGACAGCCTTAATCGACGGGTCCTTACGCAGCGACGCCCGCACCGCCTCCGGCTCCACCGGCTTGCCCCATTCGAACTCTAGGCGAGTGACAATGGCGCCATGGGCCTCCGCCATCTCCGACCATCGCAGCGCGAAATGCCCGCCGATACAGGCCAGCACCCGGTCTCCCGGCGACAGCACGTTGACTATGGACGCCTCCAAGGCCCCTGTGCCGGACGCCGTGAGGATATAGAGGTCGTTGGAGGTGCAAAACACCTTCTTGAGACGCTCCGTGGCGCTGTAAAGCATCTCCTTAAACTCAGGGCCGCGATGGTTTATCATGTCGCCCGTGAGAGCGGACATGATCTCCGGATAACACGAGACGGGACCCGGTATGCGAAGGTTCTGCTTTGGCATCTTCAAGTCCTTTCCTCAGTTGGACATTGAGCAATTATTTCCTGTCCAACTCCGTGAGACGCGCGAATTTCCTGCGTCCTACCTTTATCACAAGACCATCTTTTATCGAGATGTTGGTCGAGTCTACTTTCCGCTGGTCCACTTCCACGGCGCCCTGAGCAACCAAACGCTTGGCCTCAGCCTTTGAGGGCACCAGGCCCGCAGCCACCAACAAATCCACCAGCGCTGCTTGCCCCCCGGCCTCTACACCCACCAAGGACTCTTTCCCGTCGCCATCAGTTGGTATGAATAGATACTGCTTTTGGGCCGGCTGCCAACGAAATCCCACGCTGGGTATGTCCTGAGGCAGCTCGCGGCGCTGGAAAGCTTGCTCAAAGTAATCCTGGGCTTTACCTGCCTCGGAAGCGCCGTGGAACTGGGCGGTGATATCCAGGGCCAGCCGCTTCTTTAAGTTCATAGGGTTCACCGAGCTATCTTTAATAGCCCTGCGCATCTCCTCTAATTCATTCTGCGAAACATCAGTTAAATAGTCAAAGTAGTTGGTTATCAGGCTGTCGGCTATGGACATTAGTTTGCCATACATCTCGTTGGGTAGGTCGGACACCCCCACATAGTTGCCCAGGCTCTTGCTCATCTTCTGAACGCCGTCCAGCCCCACCAGCATCGGCATCAGGAAGCACTGCTGGGGCCGCTGGCCCATCATCTCCTGGAGCTGCCGGCCCACCAGCAGGTTAAACTTCTGGTCCGTGCCGCCGAATTCTACATCGGACCTTATTGCCACGGAGTCATAGCCTTGTAGCAGGGGGTACAGGAACTCGGTGATGGCGATGGGCCGGCCCGCGGCGTACCGCTTGGCAAAGTCGTCGCGCTCTAGGAACTGGGCCACGGTAAAACGCCTGGTGAGGTCAATGACCGTGGCCAGAGTAAACTTTCCGAACCACTCACTCTGCAACACGGTTTGGGTGCGGTCTTTGTCCACCACCTTAAAGAATTGGTCCAGGTAAGTCTGGGCGTTGGCCATGACCTGCTCGTGGGTCAGCATGGGGCGGGTGGCGGACTGTCCGCTGGGGTCGCCGATCTGCGCCGTCCAGTCGCCGACGATGAGGATGACTTTGTGACCCAGCTCTTGAAGCTGCCGCAGCTTGCGTAGGCCGACCACATGCCCCAGGTGGATATCGGCGCGGCTGGGGTCGAAGCCCATCTTCAGACGCAGCGGCTTGCCCTGCTGCAACAGCCGCACCGTCTCCTCTTCGACGATGATTTCAGTCACGCCCCGGCGTAGGACTTTGTCCAAGGTCTGCTGGTCTAACAAATTATTACCTCGCGCTTCCAGAAAGGATAGCCTTGGCCTGTTCCACATCCTTATCCATCTGGCTGACCAGTTCCGCCACGCTGGCGAAGGCCCTCTCCTCGCGTAGCCGCGAGACGAACTCTACAGCCATGACCTCGCCATAGATGTCGCCATGAAAGTCCATGATAAAGGTCTCGATGAGCCTGGCGCCGCCGCCGAAGGTGGGCCTGACGCCTATGCTAGTGGCAGAGGGGCGCTTCCCCATCCTCACCGTTGCCCAGGTGGCGTAGATGCCGTTGCCCGGGACCAGAAGCTCCGGCTCTACCAGCAGGTTGGCTGTGGGGAAACCCAGCTCGCGGCCCCGGGCGTCGCCGTGGGCTACGGTCCCCGTCAGCGAATAGCACCGTCCCAGCAGCGCCGACGCGGCTTCTACCTTCCCTTCCGATACCATCTGTCGCAGGCTGCGGCTTCTTGCCACCTGTCCTCCCTGGGACATCGGCTCCACTACATGCAGC
The genomic region above belongs to SAR202 cluster bacterium and contains:
- a CDS encoding ABC transporter permease, translated to MAIAIPKARPWYSPPRIAKGIKSARRLPLVPLSILIFILILPAVLADVWSNYKGFDPEVGILTDRLVPPAWIKAKVLALQGDIPLNEIQVYKDDQLVPNGRVTQTGSLVADGQPVTGLTMLKHDGKEVKVERALIYPGGVESTIQSKLPPGLIVATNPIAFDSGGALIRGEHVAQGVAFIDEVTFTPLGATFQGVPAKDAIDVKDASGNVVQPVVGIASMRYVKEDGSNEEILASSGMARVITPDGSSRYWLGTDKLGRDQVTRMIYGARISLSVSLIAIAFAGAVGTSLGLIAGYFGGWVDAVIMRFVDMKLAIPSILLALVFVAVVGAGFDTVVTVIALVYWAVYARQARGETLSIKNRDFIQRARVAGASHMRIVAKHILPNVANSLVIVATLQLGTAILFEASLSFLGAGIPRPTPAWGVMVADGRELIVSAWWVSFFPGICILIAVLSLNLLGD
- a CDS encoding ABC transporter permease, whose protein sequence is MQRYLLFRIGQSILALWGVSIIVFSLARLSGDMVNLMLPMEATGEDFERVRKAWGLDKPQWQQYLIYMGNIFRGDWGDSWRWGTGALDIVLEKFPNTVQMASVTLAFSTILGLGLGVLVATKKDTVFDLGGKVVALLGQSLPSFWTGIVLMWIFAVLLGWLPTSGKGDRPFDLKYMAMPAITLGWFNVAALMRLTRSAMLEVLDSEYVKLARIKGLPEWKVIWKHCLRNAAIAPLTYFGVVAGFLLTGSVVVETVFAWPGIGLLAVEAIQARDYQVVQAVVIFMASIFILSNLVVDILYAYLDPRIRYN
- the gatA gene encoding Asp-tRNA(Asn)/Glu-tRNA(Gln) amidotransferase subunit GatA → MAALHDLTIQESHTLLRSGQVSSVELTRACLDRIRKVEPKIKAFVTVTEDEAMRMARRADKERLYNNGSPLAGVPVQIKDVMCTENIRTTCSSRMLEDFVPPYSATVVERLYAKGSVLVGKGNMDEFAMGSSTENSAFYPTRNPWNMDRVPGGSSGGTASAVAAGEAIFGLGSDTGGSIRQPAALCGIVALKPTYGLVSRYGLIAFASSLDQIGPMTRDVRDAAIVLNAIAGHDAKDATSISANLPDYTSELGKDIRGLKLGVPREYFAEGTQPGVSEAMNKALKVLEGLGAKLEEVSLPTTKYALACYYIIAPSECSANLARYDGVKYGYSHSDSGTMWEGMEKTRQVGFGPEVKRRIMLGTYALSSGYYDAFYIKAQRVRTLIRREMEEAYKKFDALVTPTSPTVAFKLGERTQDPVQMYLSDICTIPINMAGIPAISVPCGFSEGMPVGMQIMGPVLSEPLLLRIAYAYEQATAWHKDRPRL
- the gatC gene encoding Asp-tRNA(Asn)/Glu-tRNA(Gln) amidotransferase subunit GatC; the protein is MALTREEVLHIATLCRIALSTEDVERMRGQLSHILEQFQVLGELNTSDVPPTSHSVEMQTVLRDDEPAPCLDKEKVLSNAPQREEDYFKVKVVLEE
- a CDS encoding aminoacyl-tRNA hydrolase → MKFVVGLGNPGPEYAESRHNIGFMCVDSLAKKWGVKLGERRKLVVLEKTAFEGTDVVLAKPRTFMNASGEAVAYLLSRFGGTASDLIIVYDEMDLPLGTIRIRGKGSSAGQKGIGNIIATLGNEAFPRLRVGIGRAAEGIGGRDYVLSSFEKEERVAVKEVVERAGEAIECLLREGLERAMNKFN
- the ligA gene encoding NAD-dependent DNA ligase LigA — translated: MVLEETRSRVEQLRKELNYHNYRYHALDNPVISDAEYDRMLQELWNLEAQHPELVTPDSPTQRVGAPPATGFAEVRHPLPMLSLANAFNAEDLAAWHRRVANLLGFSDFEMVCELKIDGLAVALTYEEGRFVRGATRGDGVRGEDVTNNLRTIKSIPLALQGTWPAKLEVRGEVYMTTEEFSKLNVERETKGLPLYANPRNTAAGSVRQLESGITASRKLNIYIYSLGYTENGVIADNQWDTLEKFKAMGFRINLHNKLCHNLREAQEYYRHWLEHRHELPYQTDGVVIKVNRFSYQANLGVVGREPRWATAYKFPGEQAITKLLDIGINVGRTGSLNPFAVLEPVVVSGATVKLATLHNEEDIQRKDIRVGDWVIVERAGEVIPQVMGPVLDRRTGEEKVFQMPEKCPVCGTLIVKLPNEAMHRCPNRACPAQFFELLKHFVSKGAMDIDGLGEQWCKILIDAGLVKDLSDIYYLKKEQLLELDRMGDKLASKIIKNIEASKTRPLSRVIFSLGIPHIGSEMADLLAQHLHSINALAQATEEQLVSIPGIGPKIAASVVSYFKVDTNRETIERLRQVGVKLEDEMVAGDESDLPFKGRIFCLTGSLSSLSRPDAEARIKALGGATSSNVTRKTTDLVVGAEPGSKLEAAQRLGTRILDEQQFLALLQEHGVKLPAG
- a CDS encoding DUF1015 domain-containing protein gives rise to the protein MADVRPFRALRFNSRVVGDIAKVVCPPYDVISPRGQKELYQRSPYNVVRLEEGERKTTDNPGDNRYTRAATTLKQWLEKRALVRDDKTAYYLVSHSFRFEGERRQRLGIMAAVRLEEYEKRIVLPHEFTQRAAKEDRLALMQACRTNFSHIMLLYRDKERKLAPLLRKAMAGAPEDSFSDAEGNDYALWLISDSSSVKQIQESFVSKPLYIADGHHRYETALAYRDLQPNAGRNKDATVNFVMAYLVDFEDPGLVVLPYHRVVGGLDIGLEDALWKRIDEVFSATPWPLEHGASAEDLVRDIHERGKRELILGLVRAGGGASLLRVKPGALPPGKGPMASFEAWVLEELVLKPVFGSTIDQNVTWIHDAAEALELLTSDGRQAAFLLKPMPMDLFETIVDRGDKLPRKSTFFYPKLPTGLTINLLEGSL
- a CDS encoding alanine--glyoxylate aminotransferase family protein, which gives rise to MPKQNLRIPGPVSCYPEIMSALTGDMINHRGPEFKEMLYSATERLKKVFCTSNDLYILTASGTGALEASIVNVLSPGDRVLACIGGHFALRWSEMAEAHGAIVTRLEFEWGKPVEPEAVRASLRKDPSIKAVMLVHNESSTAVTNDVASIAKVVKGEFGKLLIVDAVSSLGCIPLETDAWGCDLVTTASQKGLLLPPGLSFISVSPMAWQAYNSARMPRYYFDLGLAKSYYDIGQTPFTPSLPLFYALKVALDRLLEDGLEAVFTRHAVLAQRARQGLRGLGLALLADDLCASNAVTAVKIPEGVEFGPLQNVLRKEYNVIVAGGLGKLNGKVFRIGHMGAADEAEIDDCVRAIGAALPKVGFKSRV